From Candida dubliniensis CD36 chromosome 7, complete sequence, the proteins below share one genomic window:
- a CDS encoding cystathionine beta-synthase, putative (Similar to S. pombe CYS11), with amino-acid sequence MLGRIAKRSISITTNTPLKLPFIPLVSETGFPGAIGNTPLLKLPRISECIDRNIYGKAEFMNPGGSIKDRAALYMIKDAEQKGLIKPGGTIVEGTAGNTGIGLAHVCRARGYKCVIYMPNTQSQNKIETLRLLGAEVYPVPAVAFTDPENYNHQAKRHAERLDNAVWTNQFDNVANRQAHIETTGPEIWAQLDGKVDAFTCSTGTGGTFAGITRYLKDISNGKVKAVLADPPGSVLYSHIKSGGKEMIRSGSSFTEGIGQGRVTDNLQSDIDLIDDAVKIPDEDSIAMVYRLLDEEGLYLGGTGALNVAAAVEVAKSLPEGSNVVTVLADSAHKYADRIFSKKWLTEKGLYEAIPPHLQKYAVLD; translated from the coding sequence AAACACCCCTTTGTTGAAATTACCAAGAATTTCTGAATGCATAGACCGAAATATCTATGGAAAGGCGGAGTTCATGAATCCAGGCGGATCCATCAAGGACCGTGCAGCCTTGTATATGATTAAGGATGCTGAGCAGAAAGGATTAATCAAGCCTGGAGGGACCATTGTTGAGGGGACGGCAGGGAATACAGGTATTGGATTGGCTCATGTATGTCGAGCTCGTGGATACAAATGTGTCATCTATATGCCCAACACACAAtcacaaaataaaattgagaCATTGAGATTGTTAGGTGCTGAAGTGTACCCAGTACCAGCTGTAGCCTTCACCGATCCAGAAAATTACAACCACCAAGCCAAAAGACACGCAGAAAGATTGGATAATGCTGTATGGACTAACCAGTTTGATAATGTGGCCAATCGACAAGCTCATATAGAAACTACGGGCCCAGAAATATGGGCACAATTGGATGGTAAAGTTGATGCTTTCACTTGTTCAACTGGCACTGGTGGCACATTCGCTGGTATAACCAGATACTTGAAGGACATATCCAATGGCAAAGTGAAAGCAGTATTGGCCGATCCACCAGGCTCGGTGTTATACTCGCACATTAAATCTGGGGGCAAAGAAATGATTAGGAGTGGATCATCATTTACAGAAGGAATTGGTCAAGGTAGAGTTACCGACAACTTGCAATCAGATATAGATTTGATTGACGATGCAGTCAAGATTCCTGACGAGGATTCAATTGCTATGGTTTATCGTTTATTAGATGAAGAAGGGTTGTATCTTGGTGGCACTGGTGCATTAAACGTAGCTGCAGCAGTTGAAGTAGCCAAGCTGTTGCCTGAAGGAAGCAATGTTGTTACCGTATTAGCTGATCTGGCCCATAAGTATGCCGACAGAAtcttttccaaaaaatGGTTAACTGAAAAGGGATTATACGAAGCCATTCCACCACATTTGCAAAAGTATGCTGTATTAGATTAG